TATAAAAGCAAATAGGCACCAAAATACCATTATAAGTTTTGCTCCTTCTTCTTTTAATTTAAAGAAACACCAAACTGCAAGACAAACTAGCATATTACACAATATTCCTCGTATGAATAGTTCCAAAGATGGTGCTGTTATTTTACCCTTTGCTCCATTTAATATAAATTTACCTATGTTACCTTTTGCTAGACCTGAATAAACAAACATTATTCCAAGTAAAAAAGAACCTATAAAGTTTCCTATATAACTAAAAATCCAAACATTTAGTGCAGATTTCCATGTTATTTTTTTCTCTAATGCTCCAACAGTCATTATAAGATTATTACCTGTAAACAATTCTGAACCTGCAACCAATACCAAGCTTAATGCAATACCAAAAGATACACCCATAATTATTTTAGTAAAAGGAGAATTAGTTGATGATAACATTCCTCCTATGCTAAAAATTAGCAATATACCAAATCCCACATATATTCCTGCTAACATTGAAGCTAATAAATACCTTATTTTGCTTTCCTTTAAAAGAGAATGTTTTTTTTCTGAAACAATTGCTAATTTGTTAATTTCTTCACTAAACACCCCTCAGCCCTCCTATATATTAATATTTATCATTTAATTTAACATTATCACAGTAAATAAAAAAAAGATGTGATTAATATCACATCCCTTTAAAATACCTAGAAAGGCTTTCTCTATTCTTAACTATTATCTTTTTGTCTTTAAACTCTATTAAATTACTTTTTTGAAAATCACTTATGCATCTTGAAATGGTCTCTCTGCTACTACCAAGCATATCTGCAAGATAAGTTACAGTAATATCCAAATTTATTAGTACTCCTCTATTTACTTTTACACCATAATCCTTACTTAACTTCCACAGTTTAGCTGCTAGTTTTTTATCCATTTTTATAGGTACAGTATTTTTTAACTGTCTATACAACCTTCTTATTTTTCTACCCATAGAATCTATTACACCCTTGTTAAATGTAAAATTGCTTTCCATAACCTTCAACATATCATTACTACTTAAAGACAATATTTGGCTATCTTCAAACATTTCACAACTTACCGATGCAGGCAATTTATCAAATATTACTTCGTTTACTATTTCACCCTTGTCTAAAATATAAATTACCCTTTTAGCTCCCATTTCAGATAATCTAAAAACAGTTACCTTTCCGCTATAAACTATATATATATTATTAACTAAATCTTTTTCGCTAAATAAAATTTCTCCTTTTTTTAATTTAATTATTTTAGATGATTTAGATAATGTAGACACTTCTTCTTCAGTAAGAGAATTAAAAATTGATATATTTTTTATTATACTTATCATAAAATCATATGGTAACCCTACCATTATATACTATTCCTCTTTTTACATCCATAGTTATAAAATATCCACTTTTTAACACATCCGTTGCTCCGCCTGCGCCACATATAAATGGTATTTCATTACTGATACATTCTATTGCTAAGTGAGAAGTTAATCCTCCTCTTTCTGATATAACTCCTGATACTCTATTTAATACAGAGACATAATCTATATCTGCATCTTTTACAACTAATATATCTCCACTTTCTACAACTCTTTCAGCTTCTTCTGGACTATTTACAACCTTAGCTATACCATAACCTGTATTAT
This window of the Clostridium cochlearium genome carries:
- a CDS encoding formate/nitrite transporter family protein, with product MFSEEINKLAIVSEKKHSLLKESKIRYLLASMLAGIYVGFGILLIFSIGGMLSSTNSPFTKIIMGVSFGIALSLVLVAGSELFTGNNLIMTVGALEKKITWKSALNVWIFSYIGNFIGSFLLGIMFVYSGLAKGNIGKFILNGAKGKITAPSLELFIRGILCNMLVCLAVWCFFKLKEEGAKLIMVFWCLFAFITTGFEHSIANMTLFSVAYIIPHGVEITLLGLMNNLLWVTLGNFIGGALFIGWTYWYISKKQR
- a CDS encoding Crp/Fnr family transcriptional regulator; this translates as MVGLPYDFMISIIKNISIFNSLTEEEVSTLSKSSKIIKLKKGEILFSEKDLVNNIYIVYSGKVTVFRLSEMGAKRVIYILDKGEIVNEVIFDKLPASVSCEMFEDSQILSLSSNDMLKVMESNFTFNKGVIDSMGRKIRRLYRQLKNTVPIKMDKKLAAKLWKLSKDYGVKVNRGVLINLDITVTYLADMLGSSRETISRCISDFQKSNLIEFKDKKIIVKNRESLSRYFKGM